The Methanobrevibacter olleyae genome includes a window with the following:
- a CDS encoding glycosyltransferase family 2 protein, giving the protein MKKPKISVIVPIYNVEEYLEDTLNCLLNQTFIENIEVLMIDDGSTDNSRYIIEKYALDYENFYAIHKENEGLSSGRNIGINLAKGEYIQFLDSDDYISLNGYENLYKLAKKNNADIVSSYMVRLKRYNIKDSYLFIKGYKNINKTLDSVDLNDYPELIWDTFSTNKLFKKEFVEKNNLKFKTIGYYEDVPFSLEALMLADKISIHNEIFYYWRIRETDNHSITQQYSNIDNFKDRVKMIFLSNELLKQEKLNKELKKELYFRWIDYDLNIYLTIFYQFDKEFHQEIIDEVKKVLNIIPNELIENLNSAKKILYKMVENNDIEGLCHFSQILPELKKNPTIPELLNEKYKKYIDFERDAQRESLNVKITGITNDKENIFINFNERINYLKEDFPHKTKITLVDIDDNEYPLELNKNIRNIPVNNIDENSNNKKKNLENKQILIPISLIQNKEHLKIKVEYSAQDFKKESFLRNSKRDVIRYDNFDVEIGIEKNGIFFMNPRPTKDLTIKIENIVNKDDLFRFYGISNDKIDAVYIENVIDSKKIKYPVNSEKVENKFKINFSIPYEDILSHPIRKWEIKVENKFKSIKVAKKFEFYKQFNKIYIINARNKLLISDDFYNIFETLYEKNEKNEKINPIKKENRKINRENKELIKNNLELKNKNNKLEKELEDYKSRFLVKLADKIKRAF; this is encoded by the coding sequence ATGAAGAAGCCTAAAATTTCTGTTATAGTACCTATCTATAATGTTGAAGAGTATCTAGAGGATACATTAAATTGTCTATTAAATCAAACATTTATTGAAAATATCGAAGTGCTTATGATTGATGATGGAAGCACAGATAATTCAAGATATATTATTGAAAAATATGCTCTTGACTATGAAAACTTTTATGCAATCCATAAAGAAAATGAAGGTCTTTCAAGTGGTAGAAATATAGGTATAAATTTAGCTAAAGGCGAATATATACAATTTTTAGATTCTGATGATTATATAAGTCTAAATGGTTACGAAAATTTATATAAATTAGCTAAAAAAAACAATGCAGATATTGTAAGTTCCTACATGGTAAGGCTAAAAAGATATAATATAAAAGATAGCTACCTTTTCATCAAAGGATATAAAAATATAAATAAAACATTGGATTCAGTTGATTTAAATGATTATCCTGAACTTATATGGGATACCTTTTCCACAAATAAACTCTTTAAAAAAGAATTTGTCGAAAAAAATAATCTGAAGTTTAAAACAATAGGCTATTATGAAGATGTTCCATTTTCATTAGAAGCCTTAATGCTTGCAGATAAAATTTCAATACATAATGAGATTTTTTATTACTGGAGAATTAGAGAAACTGATAATCATTCAATTACACAGCAATATTCAAATATTGATAATTTTAAAGATCGGGTAAAAATGATTTTTTTATCTAATGAACTGTTAAAACAAGAAAAATTAAATAAAGAACTAAAAAAGGAATTATATTTTAGGTGGATAGACTATGATTTAAATATCTACTTGACAATATTCTATCAATTTGATAAAGAATTTCATCAAGAAATAATTGATGAAGTGAAAAAGGTTTTAAATATTATTCCAAATGAATTAATAGAAAATTTAAATTCTGCAAAAAAAATATTATATAAAATGGTTGAAAATAATGATATAGAGGGATTGTGCCATTTCTCACAAATTCTACCTGAGCTAAAAAAAAATCCAACAATTCCAGAACTACTTAATGAAAAGTATAAAAAATATATTGATTTTGAAAGAGATGCTCAAAGAGAAAGCTTAAATGTGAAAATTACCGGAATAACTAATGATAAAGAGAATATATTCATTAATTTTAATGAAAGAATTAACTATTTAAAAGAGGACTTTCCTCATAAAACTAAAATAACATTAGTGGATATAGACGATAATGAATATCCATTAGAATTAAATAAAAATATTAGAAATATTCCTGTAAATAATATAGATGAGAATTCAAATAATAAAAAGAAAAATCTAGAAAATAAACAAATTCTTATTCCTATCAGTCTAATCCAGAATAAAGAGCATCTAAAAATTAAAGTTGAATATTCTGCTCAAGATTTTAAAAAAGAAAGTTTCTTAAGAAATTCAAAAAGAGATGTAATAAGATATGATAATTTTGATGTTGAAATAGGAATTGAAAAAAATGGAATATTTTTCATGAATCCAAGACCGACAAAGGATTTAACTATAAAAATTGAAAATATCGTTAATAAAGATGACTTATTTAGATTCTATGGTATATCTAATGATAAAATAGATGCTGTTTATATTGAAAACGTGATTGATTCTAAAAAAATAAAGTATCCTGTAAACTCTGAAAAAGTTGAAAATAAATTTAAGATAAATTTTTCAATTCCTTATGAAGATATATTAAGTCATCCTATTAGAAAATGGGAGATAAAAGTTGAAAATAAATTCAAATCTATAAAAGTAGCTAAAAAATTTGAATTTTATAAACAATTTAATAAAATTTATATTATAAATGCTAGAAATAAGCTTTTAATTTCAGACGATTTTTATAATATCTTTGAAACATTATATGAAAAAAATGAAAAGAATGAAAAAATTAATCCTATAAAAAAAGAAAATAGAAAAATCAATAGAGAAAATAAGGAGTTAATAAAAAATAACTTAGAACTCAAAAATAAAAATAATAAATTAGAGAAAGAACTAGAAGACTATAAATCAAGATTTCTTGTAAAACTTGCAGACAAAATTAAAAGAGCTTTTTAA
- a CDS encoding GNAT family N-acetyltransferase, with amino-acid sequence MIVRCKEEDISTVFEYIGEDYGKCLYIFIDLKKFGLNDENFNLWIQYNEKNNICGIISEYFGGIQIYSKEEDLLLDEITDFIKEKDTHVLFAIKPIIDKLKPFLLEYEQETGTVGELIELKYPPNPKAYSAPLDEFEEIVKIVAEDEDIGKPYGFESLYEQYTQRKQENFGRNFVLRDDDNEIICHAATYAELPELAVIGGVITSASYRGKGFSKETLSSLCKELKDENKRIFSFFYIPAAERMHYGVGFEKLEDWSKLFK; translated from the coding sequence ATGATTGTTAGATGTAAAGAAGAAGATATTAGCACTGTTTTTGAATATATTGGAGAGGATTATGGAAAATGTTTATATATTTTCATTGATTTAAAAAAATTTGGACTTAATGATGAAAATTTTAATCTTTGGATTCAATATAATGAAAAAAATAATATTTGTGGAATAATTAGTGAATACTTTGGAGGTATTCAAATATACAGTAAAGAAGAAGATCTTCTTCTAGATGAAATTACAGATTTTATTAAAGAAAAAGATACACATGTTCTTTTTGCTATTAAACCTATTATTGATAAACTTAAACCATTTTTACTAGAATATGAACAAGAAACAGGGACTGTTGGCGAATTAATAGAATTAAAATATCCTCCAAATCCTAAAGCATATTCTGCTCCACTTGATGAATTTGAGGAAATTGTTAAAATAGTTGCAGAAGATGAGGATATTGGAAAACCTTATGGATTTGAATCATTATATGAGCAGTATACTCAAAGAAAACAAGAAAATTTTGGTCGTAATTTTGTATTACGGGATGATGATAATGAAATTATTTGCCATGCAGCTACATATGCTGAGCTACCTGAATTAGCTGTAATTGGTGGTGTAATCACTTCTGCTTCTTATAGGGGAAAAGGTTTTTCTAAAGAAACATTATCTTCTCTTTGTAAAGAATTAAAAGACGAAAATAAAAGAATATTTTCATTTTTCTATATTCCTGCTGCTGAAAGGATGCATTATGGTGTAGGTTTTGAGAAGCTTGAAGATTGGTCTAAACTATTTAAATAG
- a CDS encoding LicD family protein, producing the protein MKTKQEIQIELLQEIDEICLKNNLKYIFVGINALNAYLNNTIKNNSRLVSIAMTQGDIDRFCEIVEKSENKDRYVEGIFNNSNFLPIYVNYGNKNTTDFHMLARNKNKHHGISVRIYPIQRSVTLDGEEIEIFSSRLSKERKMREFMNKTIENRKFYFIKVGLNLFKGVYSLTGGGKRYYKTVKKKMFIDKWEDIQNYSKVRIINRKIESKYLKEIGKIEFDNIQLPIPKDTDAYFSEIFGEEFKDIKIKVVKPMRVIVDTEIGYEEIMEETKDILQEAKATREEVMWERLKVYNEKVTVDNVWKLVKMTDRQIKLKEKYEENIDNLLTYDLKDEEQFEELYDELRPAINSLKRYSKLGMTFSINPKTDTLIEKVLIKNGEKKLVNKINKLAKKEYFIE; encoded by the coding sequence ATGAAAACTAAACAAGAAATACAAATAGAATTACTTCAAGAAATTGATGAAATTTGTTTAAAAAATAACTTAAAATATATATTTGTTGGAATAAATGCTTTAAATGCTTACCTTAATAATACCATTAAAAATAATTCCAGATTGGTTAGTATTGCAATGACACAGGGAGATATTGATCGCTTTTGTGAAATTGTTGAAAAATCAGAAAATAAAGATAGATATGTTGAAGGAATTTTTAATAATTCTAATTTTCTTCCGATTTATGTAAATTATGGTAATAAGAACACCACAGATTTCCATATGCTTGCTAGAAATAAAAATAAACACCACGGAATATCTGTTCGTATTTACCCTATACAAAGGTCTGTTACATTAGATGGTGAAGAAATAGAAATTTTTAGTAGTAGATTATCAAAAGAAAGAAAAATGAGAGAATTTATGAATAAAACTATTGAAAATAGAAAATTTTACTTTATTAAAGTTGGCCTCAATCTATTTAAAGGAGTTTACTCTTTAACTGGTGGTGGAAAACGCTATTATAAAACAGTTAAAAAGAAGATGTTTATCGATAAATGGGAAGATATTCAAAATTATTCTAAAGTACGTATTATTAATAGAAAAATAGAAAGTAAATATTTAAAGGAAATTGGAAAAATTGAATTCGATAATATTCAATTACCAATACCAAAGGATACTGATGCTTATTTTAGTGAAATATTTGGTGAAGAATTTAAAGATATAAAAATTAAAGTAGTTAAGCCAATGCGAGTGATTGTAGATACTGAAATTGGTTATGAAGAAATTATGGAAGAAACTAAAGATATTTTACAAGAAGCTAAAGCTACACGTGAAGAAGTAATGTGGGAAAGATTAAAAGTATATAATGAAAAAGTAACTGTGGATAATGTTTGGAAACTAGTTAAAATGACAGATAGGCAAATTAAATTAAAAGAAAAGTATGAAGAAAATATTGATAATTTATTAACCTACGATTTAAAGGATGAAGAACAATTTGAAGAGTTATACGATGAATTAAGACCTGCTATAAATTCATTGAAAAGATATTCTAAATTAGGTATGACATTTTCAATTAATCCTAAAACAGATACATTAATTGAAAAAGTTTTAATAAAGAATGGGGAAAAAAAATTAGTAAATAAAATAAATAAGCTTGCAAAAAAAGAATATTTCATTGAATAA
- a CDS encoding LicD family protein has translation MNTLQKNLYQLLVEFDEICNKYDIKYLLAAGASLGAVRNRSFMPWDDDIDLYITRENWNKLRHILETEDILPEGRSFIYKENTPYYCNPLPRYVDTTSTNIYISQAFTAKACGQHLELFIFDPMPKGEEAKEEYLKNLHIYTELLSPYFIVNKNTSLEDWQKHYELYKKYCHRVDKEGEEKVLKELEDKLTQYNHDECDQYIMHWGIKNYIYNKEHFEDGELGKFEESEFPIGHNTEGILRAAYGDSWMYVPVYEEQVSHNGLKNDIPFSEYTNRYLGKIKREKVFKKYKKNKRNNAAVFYNRRKVDMLVAKEKVIVESRHIIKKLEGKEEYLRELLKNKEYKILNDEFKEYLKLQSLGDVLKYNIKVPISDKNLATFLFSLIEQGQYYNVNKFLNLIKSQEKVLNEEFTKIEKICDICREISIARYDKKDEKLVESLINQYDDEYSYLLDIYRAKLWIKENNAQTIDDYKSIDKFCNDALILYPFDGEIMAIQAKAKLKSGQKEEGMELYKKSVHNTRNGLIWQKVEDECGYSRMDIERELIKELNGEE, from the coding sequence ATGAATACTTTGCAAAAAAATCTATATCAATTACTAGTTGAATTTGATGAAATTTGTAACAAATATGACATAAAATATCTACTGGCAGCAGGTGCATCGTTAGGTGCTGTTAGAAATCGTAGCTTTATGCCATGGGATGATGATATAGATTTATACATTACCAGAGAAAACTGGAATAAATTAAGACATATTCTAGAAACAGAAGATATCTTACCTGAAGGAAGATCTTTTATTTATAAAGAAAATACTCCTTATTATTGTAATCCACTTCCTAGATACGTTGATACTACCTCAACTAATATTTATATTTCACAAGCATTTACTGCAAAAGCATGTGGCCAACACCTTGAACTGTTTATTTTTGATCCCATGCCAAAAGGAGAAGAAGCTAAAGAAGAATATCTTAAAAACTTACATATTTATACTGAGCTATTATCCCCTTATTTCATTGTTAATAAAAATACTTCTTTAGAAGATTGGCAAAAACATTATGAATTATATAAAAAATACTGCCACAGAGTTGATAAAGAAGGAGAAGAAAAGGTTCTTAAAGAATTAGAAGATAAATTGACCCAATATAACCATGACGAATGTGATCAATATATTATGCACTGGGGAATAAAAAACTATATCTACAATAAAGAGCACTTTGAAGATGGAGAGCTTGGAAAATTTGAAGAGAGCGAATTTCCAATAGGGCATAATACAGAAGGTATACTTAGAGCTGCATATGGTGATAGCTGGATGTATGTTCCAGTTTATGAAGAACAAGTATCACATAATGGACTAAAAAATGATATTCCATTTAGTGAATATACTAATCGTTATCTTGGAAAAATTAAACGTGAAAAAGTATTTAAAAAATATAAGAAGAATAAGCGTAACAATGCAGCTGTCTTCTATAATCGTAGAAAAGTAGATATGTTAGTTGCAAAAGAAAAAGTGATTGTTGAATCTAGACATATTATTAAAAAATTAGAAGGAAAAGAGGAATATTTACGAGAATTATTAAAGAATAAAGAATATAAGATTTTAAATGATGAATTCAAAGAATATCTTAAATTACAATCTCTTGGAGATGTATTAAAATATAATATTAAAGTTCCTATATCAGATAAAAATCTTGCAACATTTTTATTTAGCTTAATTGAACAAGGCCAATATTATAATGTAAATAAATTCTTAAATCTTATAAAATCACAAGAAAAAGTCCTTAATGAAGAATTTACTAAAATAGAGAAAATTTGTGATATCTGTAGAGAAATATCTATAGCCCGCTATGATAAAAAAGATGAAAAATTAGTTGAATCATTAATTAATCAATACGATGATGAATACTCTTATTTATTAGATATTTATAGAGCTAAATTATGGATTAAAGAAAATAATGCACAAACTATTGATGATTATAAATCAATCGATAAGTTTTGTAATGATGCATTAATATTGTATCCATTTGATGGAGAGATAATGGCTATACAAGCAAAAGCAAAATTAAAATCTGGTCAAAAAGAAGAGGGTATGGAATTATATAAAAAATCAGTCCATAATACTAGAAACGGTTTAATTTGGCAAAAAGTAGAGGATGAATGTGGATATAGTCGTATGGATATTGAACGTGAGTTAATTAAAGAATTAAATGGTGAAGAATAG
- a CDS encoding pyridoxal-phosphate-dependent aminotransferase family protein: MSKLFAIGPVEMHEETLEIGGKQVPYFRNEEFSQLVFSASAGLNRLLFNEKGELILLTCSGTGAMEATIMNCFTKEDNLIVIDGGSFGDRFAQICDTHEIPFKVVKVKQGETLTRDMIDELIADEKFTGLLVNLNETSIGQLYDIKMLSKLCKEKDLIFVVDAISAFLADEVNMSKYGIDAVVLSSQKALALAPGLSILALSEKMLNRVSKIDPKSIYFDFKDYLKNAERGQTPFTPAVRIIIELEDMVKRLEEKGIENIIKETNEIALYFRRRIKEIGLDYPSYPLSNAVTPVIFKDENAEEVYRELIDKYGFTVNPSGGENAKKMFRVAHVGKHSIEDTEELVLAIEEIINNKK; encoded by the coding sequence ATGAGTAAACTATTTGCTATTGGACCGGTGGAAATGCATGAAGAAACCTTAGAAATTGGTGGAAAGCAAGTCCCTTATTTTAGGAATGAGGAATTTTCACAACTAGTATTTTCTGCTAGTGCAGGATTAAATAGATTATTATTCAATGAAAAAGGAGAGCTAATATTACTAACATGTTCTGGTACTGGAGCTATGGAAGCAACTATAATGAACTGTTTTACAAAAGAAGATAATTTAATAGTTATAGATGGAGGTTCTTTTGGAGACCGTTTTGCACAAATCTGTGATACTCATGAAATTCCATTTAAAGTTGTTAAAGTTAAACAAGGGGAAACTTTAACAAGAGATATGATTGATGAGCTAATAGCTGATGAAAAATTTACAGGTTTACTTGTAAATTTAAATGAAACCTCAATAGGGCAATTATATGATATTAAAATGTTATCTAAACTCTGTAAAGAAAAAGATTTAATATTTGTTGTAGATGCTATAAGTGCATTTTTAGCAGATGAAGTAAACATGAGCAAATATGGAATTGATGCTGTTGTATTAAGCTCACAAAAAGCATTAGCTTTAGCTCCAGGATTATCTATTTTGGCATTAAGTGAAAAAATGTTAAATAGAGTTTCTAAAATCGATCCAAAATCTATTTATTTTGATTTTAAAGATTATTTAAAAAATGCTGAAAGAGGACAAACTCCATTTACTCCAGCTGTAAGAATAATTATTGAACTTGAAGATATGGTTAAGCGACTTGAAGAAAAAGGTATTGAAAATATAATTAAAGAAACTAATGAAATAGCTCTTTACTTTAGAAGGAGAATTAAAGAAATTGGATTAGATTACCCTAGTTATCCATTATCCAATGCAGTTACGCCAGTAATATTTAAGGATGAAAATGCTGAAGAAGTTTACAGAGAATTAATTGATAAATATGGATTTACAGTTAATCCAAGTGGTGGGGAAAATGCTAAAAAGATGTTTAGAGTTGCTCATGTAGGTAAACATTCTATTGAAGATACAGAAGAGTTAGTTTTAGCTATTGAAGAGATTATTAATAATAAAAAATAA
- a CDS encoding adenylyltransferase/cytidyltransferase family protein → MKKIITYGTFDLFHIGHYNILKRAKEQGDYLVVGVTGENYDIGRGKLNVHDSLATRIENVEKTGFADEIIVEEYLGQKIGDIVKYDIDAFVIGDDWRGKFDHLSRYCDMIYLERTKGISSTQIREEKFNQYDIGIICDFADDNQIVKEAKLVNGFEAKNIYCDNPEELNLFQKKYSLPNVFDDYNELIDASDIIYIRCSIEKRFNFIKRALKLGKHVIYDPPATFKTYELEKLMKLAKEKNLILMENIKMVHIYVFNQLLWMTQGGLIGDILSFNCSISKNDETRSNLFYDLSSLTILPMLKIMGQNYEKADFQVKKDGDNIEFASMNFVYPNGRAIINVGNEIRVDNQLEIIGTEGTIRMKGDWWRSKSFELHTPGSKDVQLYNTNFEGNGFKYLIREMSRMLSNNRIDSRSIFEDESFNIVKILEQVKKAEN, encoded by the coding sequence ATGAAAAAAATTATCACATATGGAACATTTGATTTATTTCATATAGGGCATTATAATATTTTAAAAAGGGCAAAAGAACAGGGTGACTATTTAGTTGTAGGAGTTACTGGTGAAAATTATGATATCGGTCGTGGAAAATTAAATGTTCATGATTCACTTGCAACTAGAATTGAAAATGTAGAAAAAACTGGATTTGCAGATGAAATAATTGTTGAAGAGTATCTTGGGCAAAAAATTGGAGATATTGTTAAATATGATATTGATGCCTTTGTAATTGGTGATGATTGGAGAGGAAAGTTTGACCATTTATCTAGATATTGTGATATGATCTATCTTGAAAGAACTAAAGGTATATCTAGTACACAAATTCGAGAAGAAAAATTTAATCAATACGATATTGGAATAATTTGTGACTTTGCAGATGATAATCAAATAGTTAAAGAAGCTAAGTTAGTTAATGGATTTGAAGCTAAAAACATTTATTGTGATAATCCAGAAGAACTAAATCTATTCCAAAAAAAATATTCCCTCCCTAATGTTTTTGATGATTATAATGAACTAATAGATGCATCAGATATTATTTATATTCGTTGCTCTATAGAAAAAAGATTCAATTTTATTAAAAGAGCATTAAAATTAGGAAAACATGTGATATACGATCCACCTGCAACATTTAAAACTTATGAATTAGAAAAATTAATGAAATTAGCAAAAGAAAAAAATCTTATATTAATGGAAAATATTAAAATGGTTCATATTTATGTATTCAACCAACTTTTATGGATGACACAAGGTGGATTAATTGGAGATATACTGAGTTTTAATTGTTCTATATCAAAAAATGATGAGACTCGTTCAAATTTATTCTATGATTTAAGCTCTTTAACAATATTGCCAATGTTAAAAATTATGGGTCAAAATTACGAAAAAGCGGATTTTCAAGTAAAAAAAGATGGAGATAATATTGAATTTGCATCTATGAATTTTGTTTATCCAAATGGTAGAGCTATTATTAATGTAGGAAATGAAATACGTGTTGATAATCAATTAGAAATCATTGGAACAGAAGGAACCATACGTATGAAAGGTGATTGGTGGAGAAGTAAAAGTTTTGAACTACACACTCCAGGATCTAAAGATGTTCAATTATATAATACAAATTTTGAAGGAAATGGTTTTAAATATTTAATTAGAGAAATGTCAAGAATGTTATCAAACAATCGTATTGATTCTAGAAGTATATTTGAAGATGAATCTTTTAATATTGTAAAAATATTAGAACAAGTTAAAAAAGCTGAAAATTAG
- a CDS encoding NAD(P)H-dependent glycerol-3-phosphate dehydrogenase — MEKVGVIGGGSLGTAIAQIASQNVDEVYLHLRRKELADIINQTGFNNEYYPNTKLNNNIKAITDFNKLKDCEIIFLSVPSSAFRETLSNLQKFINESVILVSTAKGIEYPSLKTMGNLIEEYFDDDYVSLSGPNFASEMVLNLETVSNIASKNKNNSKKVKEVLTTQQFKLKIIDDVVGLEICGVIKNINAMANGICKGMDINENARYAILTKGFEETQKIVEAIGGNPSTVKEYCGFGDLVLTSTSNESRNHTLGMLYGQRIIVDEDASGIVVEGKKSIKAIKDICKKYNTESIIVDFVYDVVIKHVQPKIAFKRLWEKIEN; from the coding sequence ATGGAAAAAGTAGGTGTAATCGGAGGAGGTAGTTTAGGAACTGCTATAGCACAGATAGCATCTCAAAATGTAGATGAAGTATATCTGCATCTAAGAAGAAAAGAACTAGCAGATATAATAAATCAAACTGGTTTTAATAATGAATACTACCCAAATACTAAATTAAATAATAATATAAAAGCTATTACAGACTTTAACAAATTAAAAGACTGTGAAATAATTTTTTTATCTGTTCCATCTTCTGCTTTTAGAGAAACATTATCTAATCTTCAAAAATTCATCAATGAAAGTGTTATTCTTGTATCTACTGCAAAAGGTATAGAATATCCTTCCTTAAAGACCATGGGAAATTTAATAGAAGAATACTTTGATGATGATTATGTCTCATTATCTGGACCAAATTTTGCATCTGAAATGGTTTTAAATCTTGAAACTGTTTCAAATATTGCTTCAAAAAATAAGAATAATTCTAAAAAAGTTAAAGAAGTTTTAACAACCCAACAATTTAAATTAAAAATCATTGATGATGTAGTTGGCCTTGAAATATGTGGTGTAATAAAAAATATTAATGCCATGGCAAATGGTATTTGTAAAGGAATGGATATAAATGAAAATGCCAGATATGCTATTTTAACAAAAGGCTTTGAAGAAACTCAAAAGATTGTTGAAGCGATTGGTGGTAATCCCTCAACAGTTAAAGAATATTGTGGATTTGGTGATTTGGTACTTACATCTACTTCAAATGAAAGTAGAAATCATACTCTAGGAATGTTATATGGTCAAAGAATTATAGTTGATGAAGATGCTAGTGGAATAGTGGTTGAAGGTAAAAAATCAATTAAAGCTATAAAAGATATTTGTAAAAAATACAATACCGAAAGTATTATCGTTGATTTTGTTTATGATGTTGTTATAAAACACGTCCAGCCTAAAATAGCTTTTAAAAGATTATGGGAAAAGATAGAGAATTAA
- a CDS encoding UbiD family decarboxylase, with translation MADDINIVQIDEEIDAEYEATKLLRKYPKDTVMLNNVKGYDIPIVSGICNTREKIAQSLACQVDEILYKIIDGMNNPTPIRKFIDLKEEYDSKRVDLGKIPILTHYKRDGGAYITAGVVFAKDPETGIQNASIHRMLVLDKNKLAIRIVPRNLYTYFQKAKDMGQDLDISIAIGMEPSILLACTTSIPIDADEMEVANRFKNGELELVSCKNGIKVPEADIIFEGKLLIDETAPEGPFVDLTDTYDYVRDEPVIKLSKMYIKKENPMYHAILPAGFEHKLLQGMPQEPRIYNAVKNTVPTVQNVVLTEGGCCWLHAVVSIKKQTEGDGKNIIMAALAAHPSLKHVVVVDEDVDIFNPQDIEYAIATRVKGDDDIIIVPKARGSSLDPKSSKVDGTTTKVGVDATKSILELEKFERVSLSE, from the coding sequence ATGGCAGATGATATTAACATAGTTCAAATTGATGAAGAGATTGATGCAGAATATGAAGCTACTAAATTACTTCGTAAATATCCTAAAGATACAGTAATGTTAAATAATGTAAAAGGATATGATATTCCTATAGTATCAGGAATTTGTAATACAAGAGAAAAAATAGCACAGTCTCTTGCTTGTCAAGTAGATGAAATACTTTATAAAATAATTGATGGAATGAATAACCCTACACCAATTAGAAAATTTATTGATTTGAAGGAGGAGTATGATAGTAAAAGAGTCGATTTAGGTAAAATTCCTATTTTAACTCATTATAAACGTGACGGTGGCGCATACATTACTGCAGGAGTTGTATTTGCAAAAGATCCAGAAACTGGTATTCAAAATGCTTCAATTCATAGAATGTTAGTTCTTGATAAGAATAAATTAGCTATTCGTATCGTACCAAGAAACTTATACACATATTTCCAAAAAGCTAAAGATATGGGCCAAGACTTAGATATTTCAATAGCTATTGGAATGGAACCATCTATTCTTCTTGCATGTACTACTTCAATACCAATAGATGCAGATGAAATGGAAGTTGCTAATAGATTTAAAAATGGTGAACTAGAGCTAGTAAGTTGTAAAAATGGAATTAAAGTTCCAGAAGCAGATATAATATTTGAAGGTAAACTATTAATAGATGAAACTGCTCCTGAAGGCCCGTTTGTAGATTTAACTGATACTTATGATTATGTAAGAGATGAGCCTGTAATAAAATTAAGTAAAATGTACATTAAAAAAGAAAATCCAATGTATCATGCAATTTTACCAGCAGGTTTTGAACATAAATTACTTCAAGGTATGCCACAAGAACCAAGAATATATAATGCAGTGAAAAATACCGTTCCTACTGTACAAAATGTAGTACTTACAGAAGGAGGTTGCTGTTGGTTACATGCAGTTGTTTCAATAAAGAAACAAACTGAAGGAGATGGAAAAAACATTATTATGGCTGCACTAGCTGCACATCCCTCTTTAAAACATGTTGTTGTAGTTGATGAAGATGTAGATATTTTTAATCCACAAGATATTGAATATGCAATTGCAACACGTGTAAAAGGTGATGACGATATAATTATTGTACCTAAAGCAAGAGGTTCTTCATTAGATCCAAAATCTTCTAAAGTTGATGGTACAACTACTAAAGTAGGTGTAGATGCTACTAAATCAATCTTAGAACTAGAAAAATTCGAAAGAGTGAGTCTTAGTGAATAA